The following coding sequences lie in one Listeria ivanovii subsp. londoniensis genomic window:
- a CDS encoding DUF4038 domain-containing protein — MLTQSADKRRIEKNGEPFFYLADTVWSAFTNIDLTDWAYYLKVRKEQGFNVLQINILPQWDRSVLESIQEPFGISEGFFDLQSKNEAYFKHAEKMLEMAVNQGFTPALVLLWCNYIPETWGAKFGTSPLFRKEDIKSYTEMMLGHFDQFNPIYIISGDTDFPTETVADYYLEALETVSKKAPQALKVLHICGRLKEIPEKLQTHPALDLYFYQSGHNSEHQAMTYTLAEHFSQLEPMKPVINSEPCYELMGYSRQKYGRFNREDVRKAAWQSVLSGAIAGITYGAHGIWSWHEEGSTFGSALGEGFVSPFNWRQALHFDGATDYAFLKSFILANDLTTLKPINLVLNRTSEIRAAETEKLVIVYVPSNVPIYLKGQFTSVDDYAIDLEQGKKIGLTKVLHEAKTEIQMTPFLKDSLYILHQ, encoded by the coding sequence ATGTTAACACAAAGTGCTGATAAGCGTCGAATAGAGAAAAATGGTGAACCTTTTTTCTACCTCGCAGATACAGTTTGGAGTGCATTTACGAATATTGATTTAACCGATTGGGCCTACTACTTAAAAGTCCGAAAAGAGCAAGGTTTTAATGTGCTGCAAATCAATATTTTGCCACAATGGGATCGAAGCGTACTAGAAAGTATTCAAGAGCCATTTGGTATAAGTGAAGGCTTTTTCGATTTACAGTCTAAAAATGAAGCTTACTTTAAACATGCAGAAAAAATGTTAGAAATGGCAGTAAATCAAGGTTTTACTCCAGCGCTCGTTTTGCTATGGTGTAATTATATTCCGGAGACGTGGGGGGCGAAATTTGGTACCAGTCCGCTGTTTCGAAAAGAAGACATTAAATCTTATACGGAAATGATGTTGGGACATTTTGATCAATTCAACCCCATTTATATCATTAGTGGGGACACGGATTTCCCAACGGAAACTGTAGCAGATTATTATTTAGAAGCTTTAGAAACTGTTTCTAAAAAAGCACCGCAAGCACTGAAAGTTTTGCATATTTGCGGTCGTTTAAAAGAAATCCCTGAAAAACTACAAACACATCCAGCTCTCGATTTGTATTTTTATCAATCTGGACATAATTCTGAGCATCAAGCAATGACCTATACATTGGCAGAACATTTTAGCCAGTTAGAGCCAATGAAGCCAGTTATCAATTCAGAACCGTGCTACGAATTAATGGGATATAGTCGACAAAAATACGGTCGTTTTAACCGAGAAGATGTGCGGAAAGCTGCTTGGCAAAGTGTTTTATCTGGTGCTATAGCTGGTATTACTTATGGGGCGCACGGCATTTGGAGTTGGCATGAAGAAGGGAGTACATTTGGATCAGCGCTCGGTGAAGGATTTGTTTCTCCATTTAACTGGCGACAAGCACTTCATTTTGATGGTGCAACAGATTATGCATTTCTAAAATCCTTTATTTTAGCTAATGATTTAACAACACTTAAACCAATAAATTTAGTCTTAAATCGAACTTCAGAAATTCGAGCAGCAGAGACCGAAAAATTAGTTATTGTTTATGTGCCATCAAATGTCCCTATTTATCTGAAAGGGCAATTTACTTCTGTAGATGATTATGCTATTGATTTGGAGCAAGGTAAGAAGATTGGTCTTACAAAAGTACTTCATGAAGCAAAAACAGAAATTCAGATGACACCTTTTTTAAAAGATAGTTTATATATACTTCATCAATAA
- a CDS encoding DUF817 domain-containing protein: MAFFHLLWTFTWKQALCCIFPGIIFISLALTKLLDIPFITRYDLLLLICIIAQLLLIKFGLETWDELKVIMIFHVIGLVLEIYKVHMGSWSYPEPGFTKILGVPLYSGFMYSSIASYICQAWKRFDLQMTNWPNIWLITALCVAIYGNFFTHHFIMDFRWILIVLVLVLFRKTYVHFKVSSTQLKMPLSFSFLCIAFFIYLAENIASFYGAWAYPDQLVTWHPVHASKITSWYLLVIISIIIVAQLKFIKKDLTNKETSSLDTAKGEATLK, encoded by the coding sequence ATGGCATTTTTCCACTTACTTTGGACTTTTACTTGGAAACAAGCGCTTTGTTGTATTTTCCCAGGAATTATTTTTATTTCACTCGCACTAACAAAATTGCTAGATATTCCTTTTATTACTCGTTATGATTTACTTTTGTTGATTTGTATTATCGCTCAGTTGCTGTTAATTAAATTTGGCTTGGAAACCTGGGATGAACTTAAAGTCATTATGATTTTTCATGTGATTGGGCTTGTTCTTGAAATTTATAAAGTACATATGGGATCTTGGAGTTATCCAGAACCAGGTTTCACGAAAATATTGGGAGTCCCGCTTTATAGTGGTTTTATGTATTCCAGTATTGCGAGCTACATTTGTCAGGCGTGGAAACGATTCGATTTACAGATGACTAACTGGCCGAATATTTGGCTTATTACCGCATTATGTGTGGCAATTTATGGTAATTTTTTTACGCATCATTTTATCATGGATTTTCGTTGGATTTTAATAGTTTTAGTTCTAGTACTTTTCCGAAAAACCTATGTCCACTTTAAAGTTAGTTCTACACAGCTAAAAATGCCATTATCGTTCTCTTTTTTATGTATCGCTTTTTTTATTTATCTAGCAGAAAATATCGCAAGTTTCTACGGTGCTTGGGCTTATCCAGACCAGCTCGTCACTTGGCATCCAGTACATGCTTCGAAAATCACGAGTTGGTATTTACTGGTTATTATTAGTATTATCATTGTTGCACAGTTGAAATTTATAAAAAAAGATTTAACGAATAAAGAAACCAGTAGTTTAGACACAGCAAAAGGCGAGGCAACACTTAAATAG
- a CDS encoding molybdenum cofactor guanylyltransferase, whose amino-acid sequence MKNAKVNVGIILAGGKSSRFGEPKAFFRDKASGKTWIEMTVNKLVPYCVQIFISANEANYKELTILFRDAATIQVVPDDPTYLDYGPLGGIYAAMLAAKQYKQANFLVLPTDMPDLTGRELVQLAAHPNCFAKTKQANHYLVANIPYAILPLTKLLQNKEHRVFALLKELDSASLFFENEQPFRNVNYQHELN is encoded by the coding sequence TTGAAAAACGCAAAAGTTAATGTTGGTATCATTCTTGCCGGTGGAAAATCAAGTCGTTTTGGCGAGCCGAAAGCCTTTTTCCGAGATAAGGCTTCTGGAAAAACTTGGATAGAAATGACTGTTAACAAATTAGTGCCTTATTGCGTGCAAATTTTTATTTCTGCTAACGAAGCAAATTACAAAGAGTTAACCATTTTATTTCGAGATGCAGCAACTATCCAAGTAGTTCCAGATGATCCTACTTACTTAGATTATGGACCGCTTGGTGGCATTTATGCGGCGATGCTTGCTGCCAAACAATACAAGCAAGCGAATTTCCTTGTACTTCCAACTGACATGCCTGATTTAACCGGCCGTGAATTAGTACAACTCGCGGCACATCCAAACTGCTTCGCAAAAACAAAACAAGCAAACCATTATTTAGTTGCCAATATCCCTTATGCAATTCTTCCACTAACCAAACTACTTCAAAATAAGGAGCATCGAGTATTCGCGCTACTTAAAGAGCTTGATTCTGCCTCATTATTTTTTGAAAATGAGCAGCCCTTTCGAAATGTGAATTACCAACACGAACTAAATTAA
- a CDS encoding ATP-binding cassette domain-containing protein encodes MLRLQFHKKLPFHDLNIDYTFDQPVTAMMGASGSGKSTLFQCVSGLKTIDGGTIDFDGTPWDDSTISLHLPATERKVGYLFQNLALFPNMNVYENIAFGLKIRKKKKKEQLEIQQQVRKMSDYLQISHLLYSSVQKLSGGEKQRVAMARAMIIEPKLLLLDEPFNGLDEETRLICMKLVGQMAKDFHIPVIFVTHYVSEAEMMTEEILVMRDGRLEKRKS; translated from the coding sequence ATGCTTCGATTACAATTTCATAAAAAACTTCCTTTTCACGACTTAAATATCGACTACACCTTTGACCAACCTGTTACAGCAATGATGGGGGCTAGCGGTTCTGGGAAATCTACTTTATTCCAATGCGTGAGTGGTCTTAAAACAATTGATGGTGGTACGATTGACTTCGACGGAACACCTTGGGATGATTCTACTATCTCACTGCATCTCCCTGCTACAGAGCGAAAAGTAGGTTATTTATTCCAAAATCTCGCTCTATTCCCTAATATGAATGTCTATGAAAATATTGCTTTTGGGCTAAAGATTCGAAAAAAGAAGAAAAAAGAACAACTGGAAATTCAGCAACAAGTAAGGAAAATGAGTGATTATTTGCAAATATCGCATTTACTTTATTCTTCTGTTCAAAAACTTTCTGGTGGCGAAAAACAGCGTGTTGCTATGGCTCGAGCAATGATTATCGAACCAAAATTACTTTTACTTGATGAACCGTTTAATGGCTTGGATGAAGAAACACGACTGATTTGTATGAAACTAGTTGGACAAATGGCAAAAGATTTTCACATTCCGGTTATTTTTGTCACACATTATGTCTCGGAAGCAGAAATGATGACAGAGGAGATTTTGGTGATGCGAGATGGACGACTTGAAAAACGCAAAAGTTAA
- a CDS encoding molybdate ABC transporter permease subunit, translating into MFTSVWHTLLVATISTFIAFITMLPLSYYFAGRKSRFQLIVEILILLPLVLPPTVVGLVLLNILGRNDFVGGVLWNTFDFSFIFSLSGAIVATTIIILPIMYQGLKSAFLSIDHELVWAAETLSANKKQIFQKIILPNCWQPILAGVLLSFCRAMGEFGASLMVAGYIEGKTDTIASSIYFMVQQGDMRTAIYLGLINVIIGVFALLVIHILTVRQTQLMRGM; encoded by the coding sequence ATGTTTACATCTGTTTGGCATACTTTACTCGTTGCCACTATTTCAACATTTATAGCATTTATTACGATGTTGCCACTTAGTTATTATTTTGCTGGTCGAAAATCTCGCTTTCAATTAATCGTGGAAATACTGATTCTACTACCACTTGTCTTGCCGCCAACTGTGGTTGGTCTGGTATTGTTAAATATTTTAGGACGAAATGATTTCGTTGGTGGGGTTTTATGGAATACATTTGATTTTAGTTTTATTTTTTCACTTAGTGGAGCGATTGTCGCAACGACGATTATTATTTTACCTATTATGTATCAAGGGCTAAAATCTGCTTTTCTATCGATTGATCATGAGTTAGTATGGGCAGCAGAAACTCTGTCGGCCAATAAAAAACAAATTTTCCAGAAGATTATTTTACCCAATTGCTGGCAACCTATTTTAGCTGGTGTTTTACTTAGCTTTTGTCGTGCGATGGGAGAATTTGGAGCAAGTTTGATGGTGGCTGGTTATATTGAAGGAAAAACCGATACGATTGCTTCTAGTATTTATTTCATGGTGCAGCAAGGTGATATGCGGACGGCAATCTACCTAGGATTAATTAATGTAATTATTGGGGTCTTTGCGCTACTAGTTATTCATATTCTTACCGTACGCCAAACCCAATTGATGAGGGGGATGTAG
- the modA gene encoding molybdate ABC transporter substrate-binding protein, which yields MKKIGFIITCGLLLLLTACGSNQKEIKTTTIHISAAASLKDTIDEVKPLFEKEYPSIKLSFDFGGSGQIRERVESGAPIDGVLLASKKDTDTLLEQDLAEQEREFASNQLVLIKPKNMKVATNQNLEQLLNHADKIAIGDPESVPAGAYAKQTLENLQLYDAEKAKLVLATDVRQVLSYVEAGNADAGFVYQTDALLSKKVQVSAKIDAKLHDPIAYYSAQVSNSEQKKATITFLDFMNKQEAQKILGKYGFQSAN from the coding sequence ATGAAAAAAATAGGATTCATTATAACTTGCGGATTATTACTACTACTAACAGCATGTGGTAGCAATCAAAAAGAGATAAAAACAACCACCATACATATTTCCGCAGCAGCAAGTTTGAAAGATACTATAGATGAAGTGAAACCACTTTTTGAAAAAGAATATCCAAGCATCAAATTATCTTTTGACTTTGGTGGATCTGGACAAATTCGTGAACGTGTAGAAAGCGGAGCACCCATTGATGGCGTGCTTTTAGCTAGTAAAAAAGATACCGATACCTTGTTGGAGCAAGATTTGGCTGAGCAAGAGCGTGAATTCGCTAGTAACCAACTAGTGTTAATTAAGCCAAAGAACATGAAGGTAGCGACTAATCAAAACTTAGAGCAACTACTTAATCATGCCGATAAAATTGCTATTGGTGACCCAGAATCCGTCCCAGCTGGTGCCTATGCAAAACAAACACTAGAAAATCTACAACTTTATGATGCAGAAAAAGCGAAACTAGTGCTTGCGACAGATGTTCGACAAGTATTATCTTATGTAGAGGCTGGGAATGCGGATGCTGGTTTTGTATACCAAACAGACGCACTGCTAAGTAAAAAAGTTCAAGTATCAGCTAAAATAGATGCCAAATTGCATGATCCAATTGCTTATTACAGCGCTCAAGTTAGTAATTCAGAACAGAAAAAAGCAACAATAACTTTCTTAGACTTTATGAATAAACAAGAAGCGCAGAAAATTCTCGGAAAATATGGATTCCAATCAGCTAATTAA